From one Lotus japonicus ecotype B-129 chromosome 3, LjGifu_v1.2 genomic stretch:
- the LOC130743069 gene encoding uncharacterized protein LOC130743069, giving the protein MTFVTALKLSRNLNSLKLEELVSHLRSHEIELKERKPQKKDISIALKSKSDKAKAYQAEEEDSSEELSDASGDEELSFFTKRLSKLWKNRHSKGKGPKKSSERFESSSGQKKSYGKEVTCFDCKEYGHYKSDCPKLKKDKRPRKVFKKKALVTFDATDSDEAESEEDEAVEALMATTSRGAEASEDDSDSENDDEVFSNFSPSELRTALSEIMEKHDVLLNKHKELKRKYAVKTSSSEVHEKSVSELIEENYSLKIYNSVLRAKNAMLEDQLASSDVKHETLYEKAFQRFLAKGIDRSLMASMIYGISRNENSGLGYSQSMRDESSKPKREPFHKDFVPAGTVIPEKVTPKVVKPKGKFKT; this is encoded by the coding sequence atgacttttgtcactgcactgaaactctccaggaatctgaactcgttgaagttagaagagctcgtgagtcatctcagaagccatgagattgaactcaaagagcgcaagcctcaaaagaaagacatatctattgctcttaagtcaaaatctgacaaagcgaaagcttatcaggcagaagaggaagattcttctgaagagctatcagatgcgtctggtgatgaagagctatcttttttcacaaagagattaagcaaactctggaagaacagacatagcaaaggcaaaggaccaaagaaaagttcagaaagatttgaatcttcatctggtcagaagaagtcatatggaaaggaagtcacttgcttcgattGCAAGGAAtatgggcactacaagagtgactgtcccaagctaaagaaggacaagagaccaagaaaagtcttcaagaagaaagctctcgtgacctttgatgcgactgactctgatgaagctgagtcagaagaagatgaagctgtggaagctctgatggctaccaccagcagaggtgctgaagcttcagaagatgactcagactctgagaatgacgatgaggtattctctaatttttctccatctgagctaagaactgcattatctgaaataatggagaaacatgatgttctgttaaataaacataaagagcttaaaagaaaatatgctgttaaaaccagttcatcagaagttcatgagaagtcagtctctgaactcatagAAGAGAACTATTCTCTTAAAATATACaactctgttcttcgtgctaaaaatgccatgctagaagatcaacttgcatcatctgatgttaagcatgagacattatatgagaaagcgtttcaaaggttcctagccaagggcatagacagaagtcttatggcttcaatgatctatggcataagcagaaatgagaacagtggccttggctactctcaatccatgagagatgagtcatctaagcccaaacgcgaaccattcCATAAGGATTTCGTTCCCGCCggcactgtcattccagaaaaggttacaccaaaggtggtaaaaccaaagggaaaatttaaaacttga